From the Lathyrus oleraceus cultivar Zhongwan6 chromosome 4, CAAS_Psat_ZW6_1.0, whole genome shotgun sequence genome, one window contains:
- the LOC127136623 gene encoding uncharacterized protein LOC127136623, with amino-acid sequence MNAMQQAQGSNQIPSQTVVNPKGPNANVSAISLRSKTVTKPAPEKNKKILEVTSEPSSVVIEVEPSVAVETEKEKEKEYVPPVPFPHRILKNKRTDDGDKERKILDVFRKVTVNIPLDVIKQVPKYAKFLKDLCTSKKRLKGSERVNLGRNISALIQPKHSPEKATISSFNQAIPQKCKDPRTFYIPCTIRDSKFNNCMLDLGAGINVMPTFVYNNLDLGPLQHTGLIIQLANRSKARPIGVVEDVLVQVNDLIFLADFYILDIFSGYLISINCSNHNLRYGMPFFKF; translated from the coding sequence AtgaatgccatgcagcaagcCCAAGGATCAAACCAAATTCCTTCCCAAACAGTTGTGAATCCTAAAGGccctaatgctaatgtgagtgcaatttccttgagatccaAGACGGTAACAAAACCagccccagaaaaaaataaaaaaattcttgaGGTAACATCTGAACCTTCTTCCGTTGTGATAGAAGTTGAACCCTCTGTTGCGGTAGaaactgaaaaagaaaaagagaaggagtatgtgccaccagtTCCCTTCCCACATAGAATACTGAAAAATAAAAGGACTGATGATGGAGACAAGGAGAGAAAGATTTTAGATGTATTCAGAAAAGTGACGGTAAATATTCCGCTTGATGTTATTAAGCAGGTTCCAAAGTATGCAAAATTTCTAAAAGACTTGTGCACAAGTAAGAAAAGGTTGAAGGGCAGTGAGAGAGTAAATTTGGGACGAAACATTTCAGCCCTTATCCAGCCTAAACATTCACCTGAAAAAGCTACTATTTCATCCTTTAATCAGGCCATACCTCAAAAGTGCAAGGATCCAAGAACTTTTTATATTCCATGTACCATTAGGGATAGTAAATTCAAcaattgcatgcttgatttgggagcaggcattaatgttatgcctactttTGTTTATAATAACCTTGATCTTGGTCCTTTACAGCATACAGGTTTAATCATTCAACTAGCGAACAGAAGTAAGGCTCGCCCTATTGGAGTAGTGGAAGATGTgcttgttcaagttaatgacttgatttttcTTGCAGATTTCTACATTCTGGACAT